In one Butyrivibrio proteoclasticus B316 genomic region, the following are encoded:
- a CDS encoding ABC transporter ATP-binding protein, whose product MARRNTYKEDEILEEPFDLRHLLRAWVYIKKHAGKMVLALVLSALGGAAALASPMIVQKALDEAIPSGNVHMLYGLVVAVSCFYILSVIFTTIRSHIMVNVSQDIIYQIRSDLFKHLQKLPFQYYDDRPQGKILVRVVNYVNSVSDMLSNGLINVVLEIINLVFIVVFMFAVDVSLSLVVLAGVPFLMAFMFWIKNKQRKAWQAVSNKNSNLNAYLQENIVGARITQIFAREDENAEIFKTLSGNCRKTWMTAVGYSTLVWPGIDTISVLVRAAIFLFGLFIFSHGSETLGTIVAISSYASRFWQPIMNLGNIFNGFINNMAYLERIFETMDEPVTVDDEPDAIEMPKVVGEVTFENVSFSYEKGKEILHNVSFSVKPGESVALVGPTGAGKSTIVSLISRFYNVDSGRILIDGQDISKVTLQSLRSQMGIMLQDSFIFSGTIEDNIRYGKLDATEVEIRRASKTVCAHSFIKGMQDGYRTEVKERGALLSQGQKQLISFARTLLSDPSILVLDEATSSIDVQTEKALQQGLDAMLTGRTSFIIAHRLSTITKCDKIMYINDGGITECGSHDELMAKKGDYYHLYTAQMEGLEVG is encoded by the coding sequence ATGGCAAGAAGAAATACATATAAAGAAGATGAAATTCTTGAAGAGCCTTTTGACCTGCGCCACCTGTTGAGGGCATGGGTTTATATCAAGAAACATGCGGGAAAAATGGTGCTTGCACTCGTTCTGTCAGCTCTTGGTGGTGCGGCAGCACTGGCCAGCCCGATGATCGTGCAGAAGGCACTTGATGAAGCTATACCAAGTGGCAATGTTCATATGTTGTATGGACTTGTTGTAGCAGTTTCCTGCTTTTATATATTGAGCGTTATCTTTACTACGATTCGTTCACACATTATGGTAAATGTCAGCCAGGATATTATTTACCAGATCAGATCAGATCTATTTAAGCATTTACAAAAGTTACCTTTCCAATACTATGATGACAGACCACAGGGTAAGATCCTTGTGCGAGTAGTTAACTATGTAAACTCAGTTTCTGATATGCTCAGTAACGGCCTTATAAACGTAGTTTTGGAAATCATCAACCTTGTATTTATTGTTGTGTTTATGTTCGCAGTTGATGTGAGCCTTAGCCTTGTAGTACTCGCAGGCGTTCCTTTCCTCATGGCTTTCATGTTCTGGATCAAGAATAAACAGAGAAAAGCCTGGCAGGCAGTATCCAACAAGAACTCAAACCTCAATGCCTATTTACAGGAGAACATTGTTGGAGCAAGAATTACACAGATCTTTGCAAGAGAGGATGAAAATGCTGAGATTTTCAAGACTCTTTCTGGTAACTGCAGAAAGACCTGGATGACAGCTGTCGGCTACAGTACCCTTGTATGGCCGGGAATTGACACTATTTCTGTTCTGGTAAGGGCAGCAATTTTCCTGTTTGGCCTCTTTATCTTTTCACATGGAAGTGAGACTCTTGGTACAATTGTGGCTATTTCAAGCTATGCATCAAGATTCTGGCAGCCTATCATGAATCTTGGTAATATTTTTAACGGCTTTATCAACAATATGGCCTATCTAGAGAGAATTTTTGAAACTATGGATGAGCCTGTAACTGTAGATGATGAGCCGGATGCTATAGAGATGCCCAAGGTTGTCGGAGAAGTTACTTTTGAGAATGTTTCTTTTTCCTATGAGAAGGGAAAAGAGATACTTCATAACGTTTCATTTAGCGTTAAGCCGGGAGAGAGCGTTGCTCTTGTAGGACCAACCGGAGCAGGAAAGAGTACGATAGTCAGCCTGATATCGAGATTTTACAATGTGGATAGTGGAAGGATCCTTATTGACGGACAGGACATCTCTAAAGTTACGCTTCAGTCTCTTCGTTCTCAAATGGGAATCATGCTTCAGGATAGCTTTATTTTCTCAGGTACGATTGAAGACAATATCAGATATGGTAAGCTCGACGCTACTGAAGTTGAGATAAGGCGGGCAAGTAAGACAGTCTGTGCACATAGCTTTATCAAGGGTATGCAGGATGGCTACAGGACTGAGGTAAAAGAGAGAGGTGCTCTTTTGTCACAGGGACAGAAGCAGCTGATTTCTTTTGCCAGAACTCTTTTATCAGACCCTTCAATTCTTGTTCTTGATGAAGCAACTTCAAGTATTGATGTACAGACTGAGAAAGCTCTTCAGCAGGGCCTTGACGCTATGCTTACAGGAAGAACAAGCTTTATCATTGCGCATAGACTTTC
- a CDS encoding ABC transporter ATP-binding protein, whose translation MKRKDRKWKYPRTRLQWLWDNMEGNRFIYICAVLGTVVYNMLQLTVPFFSGKIVDEFLTGEGARQNMAEHSDQFFKLLALMVGLTVLRCIIVYLDCMAYEHVSQGVLFRVRNFLYNKIQRQDMKFYSTYRTGDLMTRVTGDLDAVRHMVAWVVRMVVEAFSLVSATAIYFIIMDWKLAFNLLIVAPLIFFIIYVFKLLVAPMHALLREKLAYMNTVAQENIAGNRVVKAFAREDYEISKFDDCNTDYRDTNKKTARIWLRFYPFVETLANLLGVILLLAGGLFLIGGEMTMGEYVSFSGLIWAIANPMRQLGNVMNEFQRFSAASAKVMEIYYSEPKIVDAPDAVDVPDRFKGEVEFRNVSFQYADAKLPVLEHISFTAKPGQTIAIMGETGCGKTSLIHLIPRFYEPTEGEILIDGINVNKLKLNQLRKNIGLATQDVLLYSDTIDGNIAYGDSNISKEEVVRFAKYSAASDFIAKMPEGYDTIVGERGVGLSGGQKQRISLARALAVRPSILILDDTTSAVDLETEKEIQDSLRHLDFPCTKIIIAQRISTTKDADQILIMQHGEIKERGTHEELIKLGGYYAELVKLQAGA comes from the coding sequence ATGAAAAGGAAAGACAGAAAGTGGAAGTATCCCAGGACCAGATTGCAATGGTTATGGGACAATATGGAAGGGAACAGATTCATTTATATCTGCGCAGTATTAGGCACGGTTGTTTACAATATGTTGCAGCTTACAGTGCCTTTTTTTTCTGGCAAAATTGTAGATGAATTCCTGACCGGAGAGGGTGCCAGACAGAACATGGCTGAGCATTCGGATCAGTTCTTTAAACTCCTTGCGCTCATGGTAGGGCTCACTGTGCTCAGATGTATCATCGTATATCTGGACTGCATGGCTTATGAGCATGTATCTCAGGGAGTGCTCTTTAGAGTCAGAAATTTCCTGTATAACAAAATACAGAGACAGGACATGAAGTTCTACAGTACCTATAGGACAGGTGACCTTATGACAAGGGTTACAGGTGACCTTGATGCTGTAAGACACATGGTTGCCTGGGTTGTGAGAATGGTAGTGGAGGCTTTTTCTCTGGTTTCCGCAACTGCAATCTATTTTATCATCATGGATTGGAAGCTTGCGTTTAACCTTCTTATCGTAGCTCCGCTTATTTTCTTTATTATTTATGTTTTCAAACTTCTGGTTGCGCCTATGCATGCACTTCTTCGTGAGAAGCTTGCGTATATGAATACAGTTGCCCAGGAGAATATAGCAGGTAACAGAGTTGTCAAAGCTTTTGCAAGAGAAGACTATGAGATCAGCAAATTTGATGATTGTAATACAGATTATAGGGATACCAACAAAAAGACTGCTCGCATTTGGCTTCGTTTCTATCCCTTTGTAGAAACACTTGCAAACCTTTTGGGAGTTATTCTGCTTTTGGCAGGTGGTTTGTTCCTCATAGGCGGTGAGATGACAATGGGTGAGTACGTATCATTTTCGGGCCTTATCTGGGCAATTGCAAACCCTATGAGACAGCTTGGTAACGTTATGAACGAATTCCAGAGATTCTCTGCTGCTTCTGCCAAGGTTATGGAGATTTACTATTCAGAGCCTAAAATTGTGGATGCTCCTGATGCAGTTGATGTTCCAGACAGATTCAAAGGAGAGGTTGAGTTTAGGAATGTATCATTCCAGTATGCGGATGCCAAACTCCCTGTCCTTGAGCATATCTCTTTTACCGCCAAACCCGGACAGACTATCGCAATCATGGGAGAAACCGGATGTGGTAAAACATCCCTTATTCATCTGATTCCAAGGTTCTATGAACCTACAGAGGGAGAAATCCTGATAGATGGAATAAATGTGAATAAGCTCAAATTAAACCAGCTTCGTAAGAATATAGGACTTGCAACCCAGGATGTACTCCTTTATTCGGATACTATAGATGGAAACATAGCTTACGGTGACAGCAATATCAGCAAGGAAGAAGTAGTTCGATTTGCCAAGTACTCTGCAGCTTCAGACTTTATTGCCAAGATGCCTGAAGGTTACGATACGATAGTCGGAGAAAGAGGTGTCGGCCTGTCAGGAGGACAGAAACAGAGAATATCTCTTGCTAGAGCTCTGGCGGTAAGACCATCTATTTTGATACTTGATGATACGACCTCCGCTGTGGATCTCGAGACGGAAAAAGAAATCCAGGATAGCCTGCGTCATCTTGATTTCCCATGTACCAAGATCATTATTGCTCAGCGAATTTCCACAACTAAGGATGCGGACCAGATCCTCATCATGCAGCATGGTGAGATCAAAGAGCGCGGAACGCATGAAGAGCTTATAAAGCTTGGCGGTTACTATGCTGAACTTGTTAAATTGCAGGCAGGTGCGTGA
- a CDS encoding zinc-ribbon domain-containing protein: MNEKIKLTEIPELTAIVDNEENKKEGINVSSLFVNSSKVINWKCEKEHSFKEKVSLMYRRKHKCFYCTGRQVLSGENDLKTLYPELAAEFDIEKNNITPDKISPKDTGLYWWTCKNSHPSFQQSVEHRVSRNTICPYCTGRKIISGKSDLETLFPEIAKEWDTSKNNGILPSEVSPYSYTSYNWICPKGHSYKKKVIKRTKFHKPIDCPKCVKAYSTSFPEQAIYYYAKKCFPDAINRYKEPFEKGMELDIYIPMYRLGIEYDGIAFHNDEGQHDRERRKYLACQEMGIRLVRIKESKDTWEDTADDIFYIKKRMKDIELSAFLSFLFGSLFSFSMYTFNTDNSKDAYLNSHYGFPTDFDISRDRPEILEYLIDIDDSFGSQYPELASMWCKEANGRVTPFMFTSGSNFMATWECPKCGKTWKSPICSIVSRKAKSCKECSMKANGLTNTRVKTQKNGSLAEKSGLLLRQWDYKKNGNLSPYEIPLNYSFKVAWKCDRCGYEWSSSPNSRMQSNKKISDCPHCTGRVPMSGVDDFETLYPELAKEWNHDLNKVLPSQIKPYSNHKFYWNCPKGHKPYVSTSGSRINGHGCPLCARAIVGAKNSKKIGQYDDNDTLINTYQSLHEAARALQVVPNAIFQAVKSGRKSKGFYWRYITD, encoded by the coding sequence ATGAACGAAAAAATCAAATTGACAGAAATACCTGAACTGACAGCCATAGTTGATAATGAAGAAAACAAAAAAGAAGGTATCAATGTATCATCGTTATTCGTTAACTCTTCCAAGGTTATAAACTGGAAATGTGAAAAGGAGCATAGTTTCAAAGAAAAGGTAAGCCTGATGTACAGAAGGAAGCATAAGTGTTTCTATTGTACTGGTAGGCAAGTGTTGTCAGGCGAGAATGATCTAAAGACTCTATATCCTGAACTTGCAGCAGAATTTGATATAGAAAAAAACAATATAACACCTGATAAAATATCTCCTAAAGACACTGGTCTTTACTGGTGGACATGTAAAAATAGTCATCCAAGTTTTCAACAAAGTGTTGAGCATCGTGTAAGTAGGAATACAATCTGTCCTTATTGTACTGGAAGAAAAATCATTAGTGGTAAAAGCGATTTAGAAACACTTTTCCCTGAAATAGCAAAAGAATGGGATACATCAAAGAATAACGGAATTCTACCAAGTGAGGTATCTCCTTATTCTTACACTTCGTATAACTGGATATGTCCTAAAGGTCATTCATATAAGAAAAAGGTAATCAAGAGAACAAAGTTTCACAAGCCCATAGATTGCCCTAAGTGTGTAAAAGCTTACTCAACATCATTTCCAGAGCAAGCAATTTATTACTATGCGAAAAAATGCTTCCCCGATGCAATTAATAGATATAAAGAGCCTTTTGAAAAGGGAATGGAATTAGATATTTACATACCAATGTATAGATTGGGAATTGAGTATGATGGAATCGCTTTTCATAATGACGAAGGTCAGCATGATCGTGAACGCAGAAAATACTTGGCATGTCAAGAAATGGGGATAAGGCTTGTTAGAATCAAGGAATCTAAGGACACTTGGGAAGATACAGCCGATGATATTTTCTATATTAAGAAGAGAATGAAAGATATAGAGCTTTCTGCGTTTCTAAGTTTTTTGTTTGGAAGCCTATTCTCCTTCAGTATGTATACATTTAATACAGACAATAGTAAAGACGCATATTTGAACAGCCATTATGGCTTTCCGACAGATTTTGATATATCTAGAGACCGTCCTGAAATTCTAGAGTATTTAATAGATATTGACGACTCTTTCGGTTCTCAATATCCTGAATTAGCTTCTATGTGGTGCAAAGAAGCCAACGGACGGGTAACGCCTTTTATGTTCACATCAGGCTCTAACTTCATGGCAACTTGGGAATGCCCTAAATGCGGAAAAACTTGGAAGTCTCCTATATGTAGCATCGTTTCTAGAAAAGCTAAAAGCTGCAAAGAGTGCTCCATGAAAGCTAATGGACTAACTAATACAAGAGTAAAAACTCAAAAGAACGGAAGCCTTGCTGAAAAAAGTGGACTCCTACTACGACAATGGGATTATAAAAAGAATGGAAATCTTTCTCCGTATGAGATTCCTTTAAATTATAGCTTTAAGGTTGCATGGAAGTGCGATAGATGTGGATATGAATGGTCTAGCTCACCAAACTCGAGAATGCAGTCAAACAAGAAAATATCTGACTGCCCTCATTGTACTGGAAGAGTTCCAATGTCAGGAGTCGATGATTTTGAGACTTTATATCCTGAATTAGCAAAGGAATGGAATCATGATCTTAACAAAGTACTGCCATCTCAGATAAAACCATATTCAAACCATAAGTTTTATTGGAACTGCCCTAAAGGACATAAACCTTATGTCTCAACTTCAGGAAGCAGAATAAACGGACATGGTTGTCCTCTTTGCGCTCGAGCTATAGTTGGTGCGAAGAATTCGAAAAAAATAGGGCAATATGATGATAATGATACATTGATCAATACATATCAAAGTCTTCACGAAGCTGCAAGAGCACTGCAAGTAGTTCCAAATGCGATTTTCCAAGCCGTAAAAAGTGGACGAAAATCAAAAGGATTCTATTGGCGATATATTACAGATTAA
- a CDS encoding ion transporter: protein MRRRLFEIIETSNNDDKVSSIYDALMLLAIIISIVPLAFKKSYPVFRYMDVITTGMFIVDYFFRFITADYKLEERSATAFVKYPFTPWAIVDLISILPTVTVLNPGFKLFRLFRIVRTFRIFRVFKAFRYSRSIRIIAKVIKNSRSALLAVCTLAICYILISALVIFNVEADSFETLFDAIYWATVSLTTVGYGDIYPITTAGRIITMISSIFGIAIVALPAGVITAGYLDALNEAKTIEKDDD from the coding sequence ATGAGAAGAAGGCTATTCGAGATAATAGAGACTTCAAATAATGATGATAAAGTGAGTTCGATATATGATGCATTGATGTTACTTGCAATTATTATAAGTATAGTTCCGCTTGCTTTTAAGAAGTCTTATCCAGTTTTTCGCTATATGGATGTAATTACTACTGGGATGTTTATTGTGGATTATTTTTTCAGGTTTATTACAGCTGATTATAAACTGGAGGAGCGCTCTGCTACAGCTTTTGTTAAATATCCTTTTACTCCTTGGGCTATAGTTGACCTTATCTCAATTCTGCCTACTGTAACTGTTTTAAACCCTGGTTTTAAGCTGTTCAGGCTCTTTAGAATTGTAAGAACATTCAGGATTTTTAGAGTCTTTAAGGCTTTCAGATATTCAAGGAGCATAAGAATTATTGCGAAGGTAATTAAGAACTCAAGAAGCGCGCTCTTGGCAGTTTGTACTCTAGCTATATGCTACATCCTGATTTCCGCATTGGTGATATTCAATGTTGAAGCAGATTCTTTCGAGACGCTGTTTGATGCCATATATTGGGCTACAGTCTCTCTGACTACTGTAGGATATGGAGACATTTATCCAATAACAACTGCGGGTCGAATTATAACCATGATATCTTCAATATTTGGAATCGCTATCGTGGCTCTTCCTGCGGGAGTTATTACAGCTGGATATTTAGATGCTTTAAACGAAGCGAAAACAATAGAAAAAGACGATGATTAA
- a CDS encoding DUF4364 family protein produces MSSQYLTLYKMIVLYMLRRCEVPLSKSQIYDFILEKEYTTFLTLQEVFSELASSELVIEKTVANRTFLEITKEGDETLNYFGNRINPSIRQQIDEYLRDNSMKLRNETAIQGDYHKTAENEYTVRLVAKENGQNLVDISLPVPTEEIAQSICDKWQEKNADIYQYLINQLMMD; encoded by the coding sequence TTGAGTTCCCAATACCTAACCTTATACAAAATGATTGTTCTGTACATGTTAAGACGCTGTGAGGTACCTCTTAGCAAGTCGCAGATTTATGATTTTATACTGGAAAAAGAATATACGACCTTCCTGACGCTTCAGGAGGTATTCAGCGAACTTGCTTCGTCTGAGCTTGTTATCGAGAAAACTGTAGCCAACAGGACTTTCCTTGAAATAACCAAGGAGGGAGATGAAACTCTTAATTATTTTGGTAACAGGATCAATCCTTCTATCAGACAGCAGATCGATGAATATCTTCGTGATAATAGCATGAAGTTGAGAAATGAGACTGCTATTCAGGGTGATTATCACAAGACCGCAGAAAATGAGTACACTGTCAGACTCGTGGCCAAGGAGAATGGCCAGAACCTTGTGGATATAAGTCTTCCTGTTCCTACTGAGGAGATAGCCCAGAGTATATGCGATAAGTGGCAGGAGAAGAATGCAGATATTTATCAGTATCTTATCAACCAGCTTATGATGGACTAA
- a CDS encoding NAD(P)-dependent malic enzyme, whose product MTNAEKALQMHEEWQGKLEIRSKAEVKSKEDLAIAYTPGVAEPCKLIAEDKNLAYKYTIKSNTIAVVSDGSAVLGLGNIGPYAAMPVMEGKAVLFKEFGGVNAVPICLDTQDTEEIIKAVTYLAPGFGGINLEDISAPRCFEIEERLKEKLDIPVFHDDQHGTAIVVLAGVINALKVVGKKKEDCKVVVNGAGSAGIAITKLLLRYGFENVTMCDKSGILSKSSPDLNWMQEKMMDVTNKEGKTGKLADALKGADIFVGVSAPGIVTKEMAQEMNKDAIMFAMANPVPEIMPDLAKEAGIRVIGTGRSDFPNQVNNVLVFPGIFRGALECGATQITEEMKLAAANALAALVPEDELSDVNILPAAFDPRCADAVSAAVKKCFLDSCK is encoded by the coding sequence ATGACAAACGCTGAGAAAGCCTTACAGATGCATGAAGAGTGGCAGGGGAAACTTGAGATCAGATCCAAAGCAGAGGTTAAATCCAAGGAAGATTTGGCTATAGCTTATACACCGGGGGTTGCAGAGCCTTGTAAACTGATAGCTGAAGATAAGAACCTTGCATACAAATATACGATCAAGTCAAATACAATTGCTGTTGTCTCTGATGGAAGCGCAGTTCTGGGACTGGGTAATATTGGTCCTTATGCGGCTATGCCTGTTATGGAAGGTAAAGCTGTTCTCTTCAAGGAATTTGGCGGAGTCAATGCAGTTCCTATCTGTCTTGATACTCAGGATACAGAGGAAATCATCAAGGCTGTAACCTACCTGGCACCGGGCTTTGGAGGCATTAACCTTGAAGACATTTCTGCTCCAAGATGTTTTGAAATAGAAGAAAGACTCAAAGAGAAACTTGATATTCCGGTTTTTCATGATGATCAGCATGGCACAGCTATTGTAGTTCTTGCAGGTGTTATCAATGCACTTAAAGTTGTTGGCAAGAAAAAAGAGGACTGCAAGGTTGTAGTTAATGGCGCAGGAAGTGCCGGTATTGCTATAACCAAGCTTCTTCTCAGATATGGTTTTGAAAATGTTACAATGTGTGATAAATCCGGAATCCTCAGTAAGTCATCACCTGATCTTAACTGGATGCAGGAGAAGATGATGGATGTTACCAACAAGGAAGGCAAGACAGGCAAGCTTGCAGATGCTCTTAAGGGGGCAGATATCTTTGTTGGTGTTTCAGCTCCGGGAATTGTGACCAAAGAAATGGCACAGGAGATGAACAAGGATGCTATAATGTTTGCGATGGCAAATCCTGTTCCGGAGATCATGCCTGATCTTGCCAAAGAAGCTGGAATTCGCGTTATCGGTACAGGTAGAAGTGATTTTCCTAATCAGGTCAATAATGTTCTGGTATTCCCTGGAATATTCAGAGGAGCTCTTGAATGCGGAGCAACACAGATAACAGAGGAAATGAAGCTCGCTGCAGCTAATGCTCTTGCAGCCCTTGTTCCTGAGGATGAGCTTAGTGATGTGAATATTCTTCCTGCTGCATTTGATCCAAGATGTGCAGATGCTGTATCTGCAGCAGTTAAGAAATGCTTTTTAGATAGCTGTAAATAA
- a CDS encoding DUF5722 domain-containing protein gives MAKKKKMHTGAKARKNRRLVILSSIVAGLATVFVIGTIIYVIFGMDDGSAGEIAQTGMSEEGLAVLDSSQDSSVMDPFTGMAITAASVEKIDTESQESEYINQDIVDAIVSGGKSVSKALSGRPATVEMTDENRSTFASIDSCLIENSSKVTVAVTSDGIPKSDDKYYYLFEEKIYEDSIGEDAEPLSKIYKGDDTSFTINLNKGDSSSKLFSKFTVAVKLDGEYVSIAHPKFITNPEACAGYSYGGMSHKSIKGILPDPLRIGELPDLGVSYCTYNIPLSHILSTSGGIAYTYGGVTYHFKQGAIETYDYLFKRLNGMGIDVAAIVLNDASTAAFPEITHPDARHGSTAPYYMFNAVNDGGVKACAAIGSFLANRYSGSGHGNVSMWIIANEVNARREYNYMPFVDVNTYSNAFADAFRVFYNAIKSQNSAAKVYWSIDQRWTYNTQKTGDYDAKDVLDIFTATISEYGNIDWGLAAHPYSFPNENTPFWKPTKYTNHTVSTPVISMDNLEVLTNYMQRDEMRDTSGNVRSIILSEIGYSSTSGETMQAAAFAYAYTKMEKNGYIDALMFSRQTDASDEIAALGLALGLQTTGGHHKYIYNVFKYIDTDKRNEVVSFAYDIVGTKF, from the coding sequence ATGGCTAAAAAGAAAAAGATGCATACAGGGGCAAAAGCCCGTAAGAATAGAAGACTTGTAATTCTCAGCAGCATAGTGGCAGGACTTGCCACTGTTTTTGTGATAGGAACAATAATCTATGTGATATTCGGAATGGATGATGGTTCTGCTGGAGAAATTGCTCAGACTGGAATGTCAGAGGAGGGACTTGCTGTACTTGATTCATCTCAGGATAGCAGTGTTATGGACCCGTTTACAGGAATGGCTATTACAGCCGCTTCGGTAGAAAAAATAGATACAGAAAGTCAGGAGTCTGAATATATAAATCAGGATATTGTGGATGCTATTGTTTCAGGTGGTAAGTCTGTTTCCAAGGCACTTTCTGGTCGCCCTGCCACAGTTGAGATGACAGATGAGAACAGAAGCACATTTGCTTCTATTGATAGCTGCCTTATCGAGAATTCTTCTAAGGTTACAGTAGCTGTCACATCTGATGGCATCCCTAAGAGTGATGACAAATACTATTATCTGTTTGAGGAAAAAATATATGAAGATTCAATAGGTGAAGATGCCGAGCCTCTTTCCAAGATTTATAAGGGAGATGATACATCTTTTACCATAAATCTCAACAAGGGAGATTCTTCATCCAAGCTCTTTTCCAAGTTTACAGTTGCTGTAAAGCTTGATGGAGAGTATGTTTCAATAGCTCATCCCAAGTTTATTACAAACCCTGAGGCATGTGCGGGATACAGCTATGGCGGTATGAGCCATAAATCAATTAAAGGAATCCTTCCGGATCCGCTCAGGATTGGAGAACTGCCTGATCTGGGAGTCAGTTACTGTACCTATAATATTCCTCTTTCACATATTTTATCTACATCTGGAGGAATTGCTTATACCTATGGTGGAGTGACCTATCACTTCAAGCAGGGAGCAATAGAGACTTACGATTATCTTTTCAAAAGACTTAACGGAATGGGGATAGATGTAGCTGCCATTGTTTTAAATGATGCAAGCACAGCAGCTTTCCCGGAGATCACTCATCCGGATGCAAGACATGGCTCAACAGCTCCATATTATATGTTTAATGCAGTCAATGATGGCGGAGTGAAGGCCTGCGCTGCAATTGGAAGCTTTCTTGCCAACAGATATTCAGGATCAGGACACGGCAATGTCAGCATGTGGATCATTGCCAATGAGGTTAATGCAAGACGAGAGTATAACTACATGCCATTTGTGGATGTTAATACATATTCAAATGCCTTTGCAGATGCCTTCAGAGTTTTTTATAACGCTATAAAGAGCCAGAACTCTGCGGCCAAGGTATATTGGTCAATTGATCAGAGATGGACTTACAATACACAGAAGACCGGGGATTATGACGCTAAGGATGTTCTTGACATCTTTACTGCAACTATCTCAGAATATGGCAATATTGACTGGGGACTAGCAGCGCATCCATATTCATTCCCTAATGAGAACACACCTTTCTGGAAGCCTACCAAGTATACTAATCACACGGTTTCTACACCGGTTATTTCAATGGATAACCTGGAAGTTCTCACTAACTATATGCAGAGGGATGAGATGAGAGATACTTCCGGCAATGTCAGATCTATTATCTTAAGTGAGATCGGTTATTCTTCAACTTCCGGTGAAACTATGCAGGCAGCGGCCTTTGCGTATGCTTATACCAAGATGGAAAAAAATGGCTATATTGACGCGTTGATGTTCTCAAGGCAGACAGATGCTAGTGATGAGATAGCAGCTCTTGGACTTGCTCTTGGCCTTCAGACTACCGGCGGTCATCATAAATATATTTATAATGTGTTTAAATATATTGATACGGACAAGCGAAATGAGGTAGTATCATTTGCGTATGATATAGTCGGTACTAAGTTTTGA